The DNA sequence TGTGTTTGACTCTTCTTTTTGTACCATTTTTCTGATCATCCTTTTTTCGAATATAGTCTCAAACCTTACAAAATCTTTGTATATCATTCCATTTTCCATACTTAGCTAATCAAAAATCAGCGTTTGGATTCATTTAACGGGAAACCGTTTCATATTGTGATATTATAGCAAATAAAATGAAGCATGATAAGCCCCCCGCGTCTAATTTCAAAAAATAATTTAAACGCATACAAAGATCTACACATTCGCGATGCACAGCTTCTGTTTCTTCTTATGGATGCAAACGCCGAGGAAAGGAAGTTTGCGCGTCATTTTTTTCGGAACATTCTTCCCTATGGGCGATCCTACGCGCATAACATGGCTTTGGGATTATGTCAGAAATTTGACAGGACCCGCTGTATTTTGGATTATTTCCACTGCTCACCTTTGACTTGAATGCGTTTTCTTACTATACTCATATCAGATTAAAAACGGCAGTTTCATATTATGATATACAATTCCCGTTATTATTTTCGCCCTTCTTATCAAAAATAATCTTTTATGGGAGGAAAATTTAAAATGGCTCAAAATCAAGTCACCGGCACAGCAAAGCGTCCATTTGGATTCCGTGACCTACTTGGATATTTCATGGGCGACTTCGGCTGCAATATGAGTTTCACGTTAATTTCCAGCTACATGTTCATTTTCTACACCCAGTACATCGGAATTTCCTTGGCCCACTATTCCATTGTCATCCTGATCACGAAAATCCTTGATGGCATCAACGATCCGATCATCGGCGCGATCGTCGACCGGATGGGCGCAAACAAAAATGGTGAAAAATTTAAACAATGGATTCTGCGCGGCGCTCCTTTCTTGGCATTGGCAGCAACTGTCATGTTCATCGATGCGGCTGACTGGTCATATCCTGCTAAACTTGCTTTGTGTATCGGTGGGTACATCTTATGGGATATCACCTATACAGTCGTTAACGTACCTTACGGCGCTCTGAGCTCAGTTATGACCGCCAAGCCTTCACAACGCGCTGCTTTATCCAACGCACGTTCTTGGGGATACATCATCGCAGGTGTTCCTCTAGGCGTACTGATTCCGTTGTTCGCTTATGAGCAAGTCACAAAAAACGGCCAAACAGCAAGTATTTTCCGCGGCGAAAGAATGTTCCCGATTGCAGTCATTTTGGGTATCGTTTCCATCATTGCTTTTGCGCTTCTGTATCTGAATACGGAAGAACGCATCCAGCATGTTGAGGCTGAGGGTGAAGAGGTAAAATTCAATTACTTCAAGACATTAAAAGACTTCTTCCATAACCGCGCGATTCTGGGTATCGCTCTTGCCTCTATCG is a window from the Trichococcus shcherbakoviae genome containing:
- a CDS encoding glycoside-pentoside-hexuronide (GPH):cation symporter encodes the protein MAQNQVTGTAKRPFGFRDLLGYFMGDFGCNMSFTLISSYMFIFYTQYIGISLAHYSIVILITKILDGINDPIIGAIVDRMGANKNGEKFKQWILRGAPFLALAATVMFIDAADWSYPAKLALCIGGYILWDITYTVVNVPYGALSSVMTAKPSQRAALSNARSWGYIIAGVPLGVLIPLFAYEQVTKNGQTASIFRGERMFPIAVILGIVSIIAFALLYLNTEERIQHVEAEGEEVKFNYFKTLKDFFHNRAILGIALASIAQILFIMGGNQLHQLTYQMYFGDGTLSSYSILTQIIPLFVGTALGGALVGKLGKKELSTWPLIGSIAVYAFLYLVEITNPILWIAMQIIANSFAFGLTIYTWGMVADAIDYQEWKTGIRNEGSVYATYSMLRKVAQGFGQSFIPAAIAILIPTLDVKDAMTWTAENSHAIRDMAALFPLIGYILIFICFQFIFNLDSKTVAEMQVALGRDEE